The DNA region CAGGCAGTCGAGGGGCGCAGTCACCTCCCACCCGGCTTGGTCATTTACAAACGCTCCGAATCCACCCCTGGAGCCATCCGGCCAGAAAGTGTCAAGTTTCCCGGGATAGAGCTTCTTTCATTCTTGACAGCGCAAGAAGACCTGTCGACTTCCTACCGCTGCAAAAGACTTGATGCGAGTCTTTCTAATGAACGTGCACACTCCTCCGAATCACCGCAACGACTTTGAGGTCGCAATGATCTGTGCGTTGCCTCTTGAGTACGATGCTGCAACGTTGATATTCGACGAGTTCTGGGATGAAGACGGTGATCATCTCGGACGGGCGGTGGGAGACAACAACACCTATGCAACTGGTCGGATCGGATGCCATAACGTGGTGCTAGCTCTGCTCCCAAACATGGGCAAGGTGGGCGCAGCCGGCACAACCGCCGCCCTTCGATCTAGTTTTCCAAGAGCCAGACTCGCCGTCCTGACCGGAATATGCGGCGGTGTGCCCTATCATGGGGACGGCATCGAAGTCTGTCTCGGAGACGTCATCATCAGTCGAACGGTTGTCCAGTATGACCTTGGCAGGCAGTATCCTGGCAAGTTCGTCCGAAAGGACACCATCCACGACAACCTAAGCCGACCCAACCACGACATTCGCTCTTTGCTCGATACGTTCCAGACGGAATTTGGCCTCGCTCGGCTCCAGCGCGGAGCACTGAGTGCTCTGAACTCCATTCAATCCAATGCCACCGAGACAGGCCGTCGAACGAGTTACCATCCTCCGGCGCTGGTCGAGGACCATCTCTTCAAACCAACGTACCTACACGTCCATCGGGACAGATCAAATTGCGACTGCAGCGCGACCGAGGCCTGTGAGGTCGCTGAAAGCGCGTCCTGCGACGAGATCTCATGTGATTATCAACACTCGATACCCAGGAAGCGTCTTGGAAGCTTGCAGAAACAGGTCACCAGAGTGTTTGTGGGAGACGTCGCCTCAGGCGACACCGTGATGAAATCCGGCGAGCATCGCGATAACCTCGCCAAGGAGCTGGGTGTCATTGCCctggagatggagggcgccggcgtctGGGACCAGATCCCCTGCATCGTCGTGAAGGGGGTTTGCGACTACGCGGACAGCCACAAGAACAAAGTCTGGCAGCCctttgctgctgccgcagcgGCTTCGGTTACCAAGGCTCTTCTGAGTCGCTACACCCAGACCGACAAGCCTGAGAGCTCCCGTGCCGTCGAAAAGGATGGCACAGATGCTGCCGCGCCCAGGTCTGCCAACTCTGGGGCTGGACAGCAGTTCAACAACACGGGCAGCGGTACTCAGAACAACAACAGTGGCGACGGTAGACAGTACAACGCCCAGACGATGAACTTCAAGGATTAGCTCTTTTGAAAGCGTGGAGATCGATACATCGACTTTGTAAAGAGGCCCTGACGCTTCTCAGAACAAGACAAGTAAACAAGAAAAGGAGTCACTTTCGTTGAAGGTACAGGCAGTTCACAGAGAAGCCAT from Colletotrichum higginsianum IMI 349063 chromosome 4, whole genome shotgun sequence includes:
- a CDS encoding Pfs domain-containing protein; protein product: MNVHTPPNHRNDFEVAMICALPLEYDAATLIFDEFWDEDGDHLGRAVGDNNTYATGRIGCHNVVLALLPNMGKVGAAGTTAALRSSFPRARLAVLTGICGGVPYHGDGIEVCLGDVIISRTVVQYDLGRQYPGKFVRKDTIHDNLSRPNHDIRSLLDTFQTEFGLARLQRGALSALNSIQSNATETGRRTSYHPPALVEDHLFKPTYLHVHRDRSNCDCSATEACEVAESASCDEISCDYQHSIPRKRLGSLQKQVTRVFVGDVASGDTVMKSGEHRDNLAKELGVIALEMEGAGVWDQIPCIVVKGVCDYADSHKNKVWQPFAAAAAASVTKALLSRYTQTDKPESSRAVEKDGTDAAAPRSANSGAGQQFNNTGSGTQNNNSGDGRQYNAQTMNFKD